One region of Skermanella mucosa genomic DNA includes:
- a CDS encoding Zn-dependent hydrolase, producing the protein MTSIPYIDEARLWKRHMAMARIGALPGGGVNRPALSPGDAQSRSLLARWAGELGFSVATDPIGNLFVRRPGTDDSLPPVMSGSHLDTQPTGGKFDGAFGVLAAFEALQAIHEAGIVTKRPIEVVSWTNEEGSRFQPGCSGSSAFTGAVPLDRILTAVDRDGISARDALAAVLASERGMAMRPLGFPVAAFLECHIEQGPKLEEAGLPVGIVTGIQGSRWFAVEVLGDEAHAGTTPRRNRRDALVAAIGMVSALERLMHDEEDRVRFTVGRFEVQPGSPNTIPGRVFFTIDFRHPEASTLKRLGDQVDAVCRAHAGPCAVTIEETFHSLPTEFDPAVIAAMRGAAERLGIRTLDLASGALHDAKFLQDVCPSGMVFVPCEGGISHNEAENAKPSDLADGARVLAEALVTLANA; encoded by the coding sequence ATGACCAGCATTCCCTACATCGACGAAGCCCGGCTCTGGAAACGCCACATGGCGATGGCCAGGATCGGCGCGCTGCCGGGCGGCGGCGTCAATCGCCCGGCGCTCTCGCCCGGCGATGCGCAATCGCGCAGTCTGCTGGCCCGGTGGGCCGGAGAACTCGGGTTCTCCGTCGCGACCGACCCCATCGGCAACCTATTCGTCCGCCGCCCCGGCACCGACGACTCCCTGCCGCCCGTAATGAGCGGTTCCCACCTCGACACCCAGCCGACCGGCGGCAAGTTCGACGGCGCTTTCGGCGTGCTCGCGGCCTTCGAGGCGCTTCAGGCGATCCACGAGGCGGGAATCGTGACGAAGCGCCCCATCGAGGTCGTTTCCTGGACCAACGAGGAAGGTTCCCGCTTCCAGCCCGGCTGCTCCGGCTCGTCGGCCTTCACCGGTGCCGTGCCGCTCGACCGCATCCTGACTGCGGTCGACCGCGACGGCATCTCGGCGCGCGACGCCCTGGCCGCCGTCCTGGCGAGCGAGCGCGGCATGGCGATGCGTCCCCTCGGTTTCCCGGTGGCGGCATTCCTGGAATGCCACATCGAGCAGGGGCCGAAGCTGGAGGAGGCCGGGCTGCCGGTCGGCATCGTCACGGGCATCCAAGGCTCGCGCTGGTTCGCGGTGGAAGTGCTGGGCGACGAGGCCCATGCGGGAACCACGCCCCGGCGCAACCGCCGCGATGCGCTGGTAGCTGCTATCGGCATGGTCTCGGCGCTGGAGCGGCTGATGCACGACGAGGAGGACCGGGTCCGCTTCACGGTCGGCCGGTTCGAGGTCCAGCCCGGATCGCCCAACACCATTCCCGGCCGGGTCTTCTTCACGATCGATTTCCGTCATCCCGAGGCCTCGACCCTGAAGCGGCTCGGCGACCAGGTGGACGCGGTCTGCCGGGCCCATGCCGGCCCCTGCGCCGTGACCATCGAGGAAACCTTCCACAGCCTGCCGACCGAGTTCGACCCAGCGGTGATCGCCGCCATGCGCGGCGCCGCCGAACGCCTGGGCATCCGGACCCTGGACCTGGCGTCGGGCGCGCTGCACGACGCCAAGTTCCTCCAGGACGTCTGCCCCAGCGGCATGGTGTTCGTTCCCTGCGAAGGCGGCATCAGCCACAACGAGGCGGAGAACGCCAAGCCCTCCGACCTGGCGGACGGTGCCCGGGTCCTGGCCGAAGCCCTGGTCACCCTCGCCAACGCCTGA
- a CDS encoding ArsC/Spx/MgsR family protein, whose protein sequence is MAEVLFYAKPGCPANAKQKTQLEAAGHTVVARDLLSEPWTPETLRPYFNDRPVEEWFNRFAPAVRSKEVVPADLDEAAALEVLIRDPELIRRPLIQVGDRREVGYDPTTLNAWISLIPVSDGLSCDEKHAQGRCDHGHGHHHH, encoded by the coding sequence ATGGCCGAAGTCCTGTTCTACGCCAAGCCCGGCTGCCCCGCCAACGCCAAGCAGAAGACCCAGCTCGAAGCCGCCGGCCACACGGTCGTCGCCCGGGACCTGCTGTCCGAGCCCTGGACGCCGGAGACGCTGCGCCCCTACTTCAACGACCGCCCGGTCGAGGAGTGGTTCAACCGCTTCGCCCCGGCGGTCCGCAGCAAGGAAGTCGTGCCGGCCGACCTGGACGAGGCGGCGGCGCTCGAAGTCCTGATCAGGGACCCCGAGCTGATCCGCCGCCCGCTGATCCAGGTCGGCGACCGGCGCGAGGTCGGCTACGATCCGACCACCCTGAACGCCTGGATCAGCCTGATCCCCGTCTCCGACGGCCTCTCCTGCGACGAGAAGCACGCCCAGGGCCGCTGCGACCACGGCCACGGGCACCACCACCACTGA
- a CDS encoding ankyrin repeat domain-containing protein, whose amino-acid sequence MQNQKPQMDEETLAFLLQVFQTVRAGQAAELHEYLIRGLPPNLRNEKGDSLLMIAAYHGHADAVRELLAHGADMEMANDRGQTPLAAAAFKGDIGIVRMLLDAGADVDGCGDTGRTALMTAAMFNRTEIVDLLLERGATIDRVDAGGHTARAAAEAMNAPDTPGQLARAAARS is encoded by the coding sequence ATGCAGAACCAGAAACCGCAGATGGACGAGGAGACGCTTGCTTTCCTGCTCCAGGTCTTCCAGACGGTCAGGGCGGGCCAGGCCGCGGAACTGCACGAATATCTGATACGCGGCCTGCCGCCCAACCTGCGAAACGAGAAAGGCGACAGCCTGCTGATGATCGCCGCCTACCACGGGCACGCCGACGCGGTGCGGGAGCTTCTCGCCCATGGCGCCGACATGGAGATGGCGAACGACCGCGGGCAGACCCCCCTGGCGGCAGCCGCCTTCAAGGGCGATATCGGGATCGTCCGCATGCTGCTCGATGCCGGTGCCGACGTGGACGGCTGCGGCGACACGGGAAGGACGGCGCTGATGACCGCCGCGATGTTCAACCGGACCGAGATCGTCGACCTGCTGCTGGAGCGCGGCGCCACCATAGACCGCGTCGATGCCGGCGGCCACACGGCCCGGGCCGCCGCCGAGGCCATGAACGCGCCCGACACGCCGGGACAGCTTGCCCGCGCCGCGGCACGTAGCTAG